Proteins encoded in a region of the Triplophysa dalaica isolate WHDGS20190420 chromosome 10, ASM1584641v1, whole genome shotgun sequence genome:
- the pla2g6 gene encoding 85/88 kDa calcium-independent phospholipase A2 isoform X2 — MQFFGRIYETVSSNVSNLFSNPYRVKDVQLSEYNGKVLLKQEGRLVLYKNQQSQSWDCLLLCPESSSVGLRMFQVSSEESAMNWFPQYVLKLRPFYEMLRPPLKPETFQPIVDCLRNHPDWSSAHIAVDTGLRDCLKHNYVLSQINARDGLGQTPLHLACERGDVGCVRELMEECQARTDVKDKNGETPMHCAAKQDSSVVLEVLCAQLCAGVNELNAAGETPLHVACRLGRVGAVKGLIGGGARCDILGSTGYPIHAAMKYSEKSCAEAILSTNPNQLLAEDPSYGGTPLHWAKTAEMSRLLLERGCNVNYLSKTGESPLHILTKRGRFEAAMTLLTHGADPNIKGQDRNTALHLAMKLDNMDLIKALIVFGADVEVHNDLGETPGLIAARTSKGFDDIVHVAAAVAAMSQGFTDVDGVKTGSKKMDRLLCLDGGGIKGLVLIQMLIALEKAAGRPIIELFDWVSGTSTGGILALAIVHGKSMEYLRCLYFRMKEEVFKGSRPYESGPLEDFLKNEFGENTKMTDVTHPKVMVTSVLADRHPGELHLFRNYNPPALQRIPPYTSTATFKPLTVPQEQLVWRAARSSGAAPTYFRPMGRFLDGGLLANNPTLDAMTEIHQYNKALKAQARDSDVSRLGVVLSLGTGKPPQVAVNSVDVFRPSNPLELAKTFIGAKELGKMLVDCCTDSDGCAVDRASAWCEMADINYHRFSPQLSQEVMLDEVSDAVLVDMLWETQMYLYEHREVIQTLCQQLLQH; from the exons ATGCAGTTCTTCGGTCGTATATATGAAACGGTAAGCTCAAACGTGTCAAACCTCTTCTCCAACCCTTACCGCGTAAAGGATGTGCAGCTGTCGGAGTACAATGGAAAAGTGCTGTTGAAACAGGAGGGACGCTTGGTCCTATACAAGAACCAGCAGAGCCAGTCATGGGATTGTCTGCTACTCTGCCCCGAGTCATCATCTGTAGGACTAAG GATGTTCCAGGTTTCCTCAGAGGAGAGTGCAATGAATTGGTTCCCTCAGTATGTCCTCAAACTCCGCCCATTTTACGAGATGCTCCGCCCACCATTGAAACCTGAGACCTTCCAGCCAATCGTAGACTGCCTGCGGAATCACCCTGACTGGAGCTCAGCTCACATCGCCGTGGATACGGGACTGAGAGACTGCCTGAAACACAATTACGTGTTGAG CCAGATAAACGCCCGTGATGGTTTGGGTCAGACCCCTCTTCACCTGGCCTGCGAGAGGGGAGATGTGGGCTGCGTACGTGAGCTGATGGAGGAATGCCAGGCTCGCACGGATGTCAAAGACAAAAATGGAGAAACGCCCATGCATTGCGCCGCTAAACAAGACTCCTCTGTTGTTTTAGAG GTTTTGTGCGCTCAGCTCTGTGCCGGTGTGAACGAGTTGAATGCTGCTGGGGAAACGCCGCTCCACGTAGCGTGCCGTCTCGGCAGGGTTGGGGCGGTCAAGGGCCTGATAGGGGGCGGAGCCCGCTGTGACATCTTGGGGAGTACGGGCTATCCAATCCACGCCGCCATGAAGTATAGTGAGAAAAG CTGTGCCGAAGCAATTTTATCTACAAACCCAAATCAGCTATTGGCAGAGGATCCCAGCTATGGTGGAACTCCTCTCCACTGGGCCAAGACTGCTGAG ATGAGTCGCCTTCTGTTGGAAAGAGGGTGTAACGTTAACTATCTGAGCAAGACTGGAGAGAGTCCGTTACATATCCTGACCAAAAGGGGGCGCTTTGAGGCCGCAATGACACTGCTGACCCATGGAGCCGACCCCAACATCAAAGGCCAGGATAGAAACACAGCTCTTCATCTTGCAATGAAG TTGGATAACATGGACCTGATCAAAGCTCTCATTGTGTTTGGAGCAGATGTTGAGGTTCACAATGATCTGGGTGAGACACCAGGACTCATCGCTGCCCGTACCAGCAAGG GCTTTGATGACATCGTGCATGTGGCGGCAGCCGTTGCCGCCATGAGTCAAGGGTTTACTGATGTGGATGGGGTCAAAACAGGAAGCAAAAA aatggACAGATTGTTGTGCCTTGACGGTGGAGGAATAAAGGGTCTGGTTCTGATCCAGATGTTGATCGCTCTAGAGAAAGCGGCGGGTCGGCCTATCATTGAACTCTTTGACTGGGTTAGCGGCACCAGCACGGGGGGCATACTGGCCTTAGCTATCGTACACG GAAAATCGATGGAGTATCTGCGCTGTTTATACTTCAGAATGAAAGAGGAGGTGTTTAAAGGCTCTCGGCCGTATGAGTCCGGTCCTCTTGAAGATTTTCTCAAGAATGAGTTTGGGGAAAATACCAAGATGACAGATGTCACGCACCCCAA GGTAATGGTAACTAGCGTCCTTGCAGACAGACATCCAGGAGAATTGCATCTGTTTCGGAATTACAACCCGCCGGCTCTGCAGAGAATCCCTCCTTACACCTCTACGGCCACATTTAAACCCCTTACCGTACCGCAAG AGCAATTAGTATGGCGTGCCGCCCGCTCCAGTGGCGCAGCTCCTACGTATTTTCGGCCAATGGGACGGTTTCTGGATGGAGGGCTGCTCGCTAATAACCCGACACTAGATGCCATGACAGAAATACATCAGTACAACAAAGCCCTGAAGGCACAG GCACGCGACTCGGATGTATCCAGGTTAGGTGTGGTGCTCTCACTGGGTACCGGTAAACCACCACAGGTGGCAGTGAACTCAGTGGACGTTTTTAGGCCTTCAAACCCCCTGGAGCTCGCCAAGACCTTCATTGGTGCCAAAGAACTGGGCAAGATGCTCGTGGACTGT
- the pla2g6 gene encoding 85/88 kDa calcium-independent phospholipase A2 isoform X1, whose translation MQFFGRIYETVSSNVSNLFSNPYRVKDVQLSEYNGKVLLKQEGRLVLYKNQQSQSWDCLLLCPESSSVGLRMFQVSSEESAMNWFPQYVLKLRPFYEMLRPPLKPETFQPIVDCLRNHPDWSSAHIAVDTGLRDCLKHNYVLSQINARDGLGQTPLHLACERGDVGCVRELMEECQARTDVKDKNGETPMHCAAKQDSSVVLEVLCAQLCAGVNELNAAGETPLHVACRLGRVGAVKGLIGGGARCDILGSTGYPIHAAMKYSEKSCAEAILSTNPNQLLAEDPSYGGTPLHWAKTAEMSRLLLERGCNVNYLSKTGESPLHILTKRGRFEAAMTLLTHGADPNIKGQDRNTALHLAMKLDNMDLIKALIVFGADVEVHNDLGETPGLIAARTSKGPNRKVLLNMLCSVGVERCHPPTLDTPPPRASRAPPPAIGFDDIVHVAAAVAAMSQGFTDVDGVKTGSKKMDRLLCLDGGGIKGLVLIQMLIALEKAAGRPIIELFDWVSGTSTGGILALAIVHGKSMEYLRCLYFRMKEEVFKGSRPYESGPLEDFLKNEFGENTKMTDVTHPKVMVTSVLADRHPGELHLFRNYNPPALQRIPPYTSTATFKPLTVPQEQLVWRAARSSGAAPTYFRPMGRFLDGGLLANNPTLDAMTEIHQYNKALKAQARDSDVSRLGVVLSLGTGKPPQVAVNSVDVFRPSNPLELAKTFIGAKELGKMLVDCCTDSDGCAVDRASAWCEMADINYHRFSPQLSQEVMLDEVSDAVLVDMLWETQMYLYEHREVIQTLCQQLLQH comes from the exons ATGCAGTTCTTCGGTCGTATATATGAAACGGTAAGCTCAAACGTGTCAAACCTCTTCTCCAACCCTTACCGCGTAAAGGATGTGCAGCTGTCGGAGTACAATGGAAAAGTGCTGTTGAAACAGGAGGGACGCTTGGTCCTATACAAGAACCAGCAGAGCCAGTCATGGGATTGTCTGCTACTCTGCCCCGAGTCATCATCTGTAGGACTAAG GATGTTCCAGGTTTCCTCAGAGGAGAGTGCAATGAATTGGTTCCCTCAGTATGTCCTCAAACTCCGCCCATTTTACGAGATGCTCCGCCCACCATTGAAACCTGAGACCTTCCAGCCAATCGTAGACTGCCTGCGGAATCACCCTGACTGGAGCTCAGCTCACATCGCCGTGGATACGGGACTGAGAGACTGCCTGAAACACAATTACGTGTTGAG CCAGATAAACGCCCGTGATGGTTTGGGTCAGACCCCTCTTCACCTGGCCTGCGAGAGGGGAGATGTGGGCTGCGTACGTGAGCTGATGGAGGAATGCCAGGCTCGCACGGATGTCAAAGACAAAAATGGAGAAACGCCCATGCATTGCGCCGCTAAACAAGACTCCTCTGTTGTTTTAGAG GTTTTGTGCGCTCAGCTCTGTGCCGGTGTGAACGAGTTGAATGCTGCTGGGGAAACGCCGCTCCACGTAGCGTGCCGTCTCGGCAGGGTTGGGGCGGTCAAGGGCCTGATAGGGGGCGGAGCCCGCTGTGACATCTTGGGGAGTACGGGCTATCCAATCCACGCCGCCATGAAGTATAGTGAGAAAAG CTGTGCCGAAGCAATTTTATCTACAAACCCAAATCAGCTATTGGCAGAGGATCCCAGCTATGGTGGAACTCCTCTCCACTGGGCCAAGACTGCTGAG ATGAGTCGCCTTCTGTTGGAAAGAGGGTGTAACGTTAACTATCTGAGCAAGACTGGAGAGAGTCCGTTACATATCCTGACCAAAAGGGGGCGCTTTGAGGCCGCAATGACACTGCTGACCCATGGAGCCGACCCCAACATCAAAGGCCAGGATAGAAACACAGCTCTTCATCTTGCAATGAAG TTGGATAACATGGACCTGATCAAAGCTCTCATTGTGTTTGGAGCAGATGTTGAGGTTCACAATGATCTGGGTGAGACACCAGGACTCATCGCTGCCCGTACCAGCAAGG GGCCCAACCGTAAGGTGCTATTGAACATGCTGTGTAGTGTAGGGGTGGAACGGTGTCACCCCCCCACTCTCGACACCCCTCCCCCCAGAGCCAGCAGAGCCCCGCCTCCTGCTATAG GCTTTGATGACATCGTGCATGTGGCGGCAGCCGTTGCCGCCATGAGTCAAGGGTTTACTGATGTGGATGGGGTCAAAACAGGAAGCAAAAA aatggACAGATTGTTGTGCCTTGACGGTGGAGGAATAAAGGGTCTGGTTCTGATCCAGATGTTGATCGCTCTAGAGAAAGCGGCGGGTCGGCCTATCATTGAACTCTTTGACTGGGTTAGCGGCACCAGCACGGGGGGCATACTGGCCTTAGCTATCGTACACG GAAAATCGATGGAGTATCTGCGCTGTTTATACTTCAGAATGAAAGAGGAGGTGTTTAAAGGCTCTCGGCCGTATGAGTCCGGTCCTCTTGAAGATTTTCTCAAGAATGAGTTTGGGGAAAATACCAAGATGACAGATGTCACGCACCCCAA GGTAATGGTAACTAGCGTCCTTGCAGACAGACATCCAGGAGAATTGCATCTGTTTCGGAATTACAACCCGCCGGCTCTGCAGAGAATCCCTCCTTACACCTCTACGGCCACATTTAAACCCCTTACCGTACCGCAAG AGCAATTAGTATGGCGTGCCGCCCGCTCCAGTGGCGCAGCTCCTACGTATTTTCGGCCAATGGGACGGTTTCTGGATGGAGGGCTGCTCGCTAATAACCCGACACTAGATGCCATGACAGAAATACATCAGTACAACAAAGCCCTGAAGGCACAG GCACGCGACTCGGATGTATCCAGGTTAGGTGTGGTGCTCTCACTGGGTACCGGTAAACCACCACAGGTGGCAGTGAACTCAGTGGACGTTTTTAGGCCTTCAAACCCCCTGGAGCTCGCCAAGACCTTCATTGGTGCCAAAGAACTGGGCAAGATGCTCGTGGACTGT
- the pla2g6 gene encoding 85/88 kDa calcium-independent phospholipase A2 isoform X3 yields MQFFGRIYETVSSNVSNLFSNPYRVKDVQLSEYNGKVLLKQEGRLVLYKNQQSQSWDCLLLCPESSSVGLRMFQVSSEESAMNWFPQYVLKLRPFYEMLRPPLKPETFQPIVDCLRNHPDWSSAHIAVDTGLRDCLKHNYVLSQINARDGLGQTPLHLACERGDVGCVRELMEECQARTDVKDKNGETPMHCAAKQDSSVVLEVLCAQLCAGVNELNAAGETPLHVACRLGRVGAVKGLIGGGARCDILGSTGYPIHAAMKYSEKSCAEAILSTNPNQLLAEDPSYGGTPLHWAKTAEMSRLLLERGCNVNYLSKTGESPLHILTKRGRFEAAMTLLTHGADPNIKGQDRNTALHLAMKLDNMDLIKALIVFGADVEVHNDLGETPGLIAARTSKGPNRKVLLNMLCSVGVERCHPPTLDTPPPRASRAPPPAIGFDDIVHVAAAVAAMSQGFTDVDGVKTGSKKMDRLLCLDGGGIKGLVLIQMLIALEKAAGRPIIELFDWVSGTSTGGILALAIVHGKSMEYLRCLYFRMKEEVFKGSRPYESGPLEDFLKNEFGENTKMTDVTHPKVMVTSVLADRHPGELHLFRNYNPPALQRIPPYTSTATFKPLTVPQGWEDEDVLIVGFSRPPRKRRKVTDEGV; encoded by the exons ATGCAGTTCTTCGGTCGTATATATGAAACGGTAAGCTCAAACGTGTCAAACCTCTTCTCCAACCCTTACCGCGTAAAGGATGTGCAGCTGTCGGAGTACAATGGAAAAGTGCTGTTGAAACAGGAGGGACGCTTGGTCCTATACAAGAACCAGCAGAGCCAGTCATGGGATTGTCTGCTACTCTGCCCCGAGTCATCATCTGTAGGACTAAG GATGTTCCAGGTTTCCTCAGAGGAGAGTGCAATGAATTGGTTCCCTCAGTATGTCCTCAAACTCCGCCCATTTTACGAGATGCTCCGCCCACCATTGAAACCTGAGACCTTCCAGCCAATCGTAGACTGCCTGCGGAATCACCCTGACTGGAGCTCAGCTCACATCGCCGTGGATACGGGACTGAGAGACTGCCTGAAACACAATTACGTGTTGAG CCAGATAAACGCCCGTGATGGTTTGGGTCAGACCCCTCTTCACCTGGCCTGCGAGAGGGGAGATGTGGGCTGCGTACGTGAGCTGATGGAGGAATGCCAGGCTCGCACGGATGTCAAAGACAAAAATGGAGAAACGCCCATGCATTGCGCCGCTAAACAAGACTCCTCTGTTGTTTTAGAG GTTTTGTGCGCTCAGCTCTGTGCCGGTGTGAACGAGTTGAATGCTGCTGGGGAAACGCCGCTCCACGTAGCGTGCCGTCTCGGCAGGGTTGGGGCGGTCAAGGGCCTGATAGGGGGCGGAGCCCGCTGTGACATCTTGGGGAGTACGGGCTATCCAATCCACGCCGCCATGAAGTATAGTGAGAAAAG CTGTGCCGAAGCAATTTTATCTACAAACCCAAATCAGCTATTGGCAGAGGATCCCAGCTATGGTGGAACTCCTCTCCACTGGGCCAAGACTGCTGAG ATGAGTCGCCTTCTGTTGGAAAGAGGGTGTAACGTTAACTATCTGAGCAAGACTGGAGAGAGTCCGTTACATATCCTGACCAAAAGGGGGCGCTTTGAGGCCGCAATGACACTGCTGACCCATGGAGCCGACCCCAACATCAAAGGCCAGGATAGAAACACAGCTCTTCATCTTGCAATGAAG TTGGATAACATGGACCTGATCAAAGCTCTCATTGTGTTTGGAGCAGATGTTGAGGTTCACAATGATCTGGGTGAGACACCAGGACTCATCGCTGCCCGTACCAGCAAGG GGCCCAACCGTAAGGTGCTATTGAACATGCTGTGTAGTGTAGGGGTGGAACGGTGTCACCCCCCCACTCTCGACACCCCTCCCCCCAGAGCCAGCAGAGCCCCGCCTCCTGCTATAG GCTTTGATGACATCGTGCATGTGGCGGCAGCCGTTGCCGCCATGAGTCAAGGGTTTACTGATGTGGATGGGGTCAAAACAGGAAGCAAAAA aatggACAGATTGTTGTGCCTTGACGGTGGAGGAATAAAGGGTCTGGTTCTGATCCAGATGTTGATCGCTCTAGAGAAAGCGGCGGGTCGGCCTATCATTGAACTCTTTGACTGGGTTAGCGGCACCAGCACGGGGGGCATACTGGCCTTAGCTATCGTACACG GAAAATCGATGGAGTATCTGCGCTGTTTATACTTCAGAATGAAAGAGGAGGTGTTTAAAGGCTCTCGGCCGTATGAGTCCGGTCCTCTTGAAGATTTTCTCAAGAATGAGTTTGGGGAAAATACCAAGATGACAGATGTCACGCACCCCAA GGTAATGGTAACTAGCGTCCTTGCAGACAGACATCCAGGAGAATTGCATCTGTTTCGGAATTACAACCCGCCGGCTCTGCAGAGAATCCCTCCTTACACCTCTACGGCCACATTTAAACCCCTTACCGTACCGCAAG GGTGGGAGGACGAAGATGTTTTGATAGTAGGATTTTCTCGACCTCCCAGAAAGCGTAGGAAGGTGACAGACGAAGGTGTGTGA